The Methanobacterium sp. genome has a window encoding:
- a CDS encoding metallophosphoesterase, with amino-acid sequence MLIGVISDTHIPERASKIPEMVFKVFENVDLILHAGDLVSLSIMEELEQIAPTKCSEGNMDRAYGIKLPKSISIEIEGLKVGLNHGEVYPRGDTQQLKYMAMEMGVEVLITGHTHWPFIKEVGDILMLNPGSATVPRLSDPSVMLLELDNKKVDAQIVKIADSTCKALNFKPKKGL; translated from the coding sequence ATGTTAATTGGTGTTATATCTGATACTCATATCCCTGAAAGGGCTTCAAAAATACCGGAAATGGTTTTTAAAGTATTTGAAAATGTTGACCTGATTTTACATGCTGGTGATCTGGTTTCTTTGAGTATTATGGAAGAACTTGAGCAAATAGCTCCTACTAAATGTTCAGAAGGCAATATGGATAGGGCTTATGGTATTAAATTACCTAAAAGCATTTCTATTGAAATTGAAGGGCTAAAAGTTGGCCTTAATCATGGTGAAGTTTATCCAAGGGGAGATACCCAGCAATTGAAATATATGGCAATGGAAATGGGAGTAGAGGTGCTTATTACAGGCCATACTCACTGGCCGTTTATAAAAGAAGTTGGAGATATACTCATGTTAAATCCAGGTAGTGCCACTGTTCCCAGATTATCTGATCCATCAGTTATGCTTCTGGAACTTGATAACAAAAAAGTAGATGCTCAAATAGTAAAAATTGCTGATTCAACCTGTAAAGCACTTAATTTTAAGCCAAAAAAAGGATTATAG
- a CDS encoding tyrosine--tRNA ligase, translated as MDINTKIDMIESGTLEIISHDELKEKLQKDSPVAYIGYEPSGKVHLGHAITVKKMIDLQKAGFKIKILLADFHAYLNGKGTLEEIREISDHMKKCFLAFGLNEETEFISGSSFQTADNYTLKVYELALSTTLARARRSMAQITRHKEDHKVAEVIYPIMQVVDMLFLDTDVAVGGMEQRKIHMLARENLSRIGFSAPVMIHTPLLHGTDGSEKMSSSKENFIAIDDSPESIKKKIKNSFCPKGLIEGNPIIEIAKHFIYDKYDTMLIERPPKFGGNLELTYGELLESYSHGELHPLDLKNAVTRDIIKILKPVRKYLENEITE; from the coding sequence ATGGACATAAATACTAAAATAGACATGATAGAAAGTGGAACGCTTGAAATAATATCCCACGATGAACTTAAAGAAAAACTCCAGAAAGATTCTCCTGTAGCTTATATAGGCTATGAACCTTCAGGTAAAGTTCATCTTGGACATGCTATCACCGTTAAAAAAATGATAGACCTCCAAAAAGCAGGTTTTAAGATTAAAATCCTTTTAGCAGACTTTCACGCCTATTTAAATGGAAAAGGAACTCTTGAAGAAATTAGAGAAATCTCAGACCATATGAAAAAATGTTTCCTTGCATTTGGTCTAAATGAAGAGACTGAATTTATTTCAGGGTCTTCTTTCCAGACTGCAGACAATTATACCCTTAAAGTATATGAACTTGCACTTTCAACAACACTTGCACGTGCAAGAAGAAGTATGGCCCAGATAACAAGGCATAAAGAAGATCATAAAGTTGCAGAAGTCATATATCCGATTATGCAGGTTGTTGACATGCTATTTTTGGATACAGACGTTGCAGTTGGTGGAATGGAGCAGCGAAAAATCCACATGCTTGCCAGAGAAAATTTATCCAGAATCGGATTTTCAGCACCGGTTATGATCCATACACCCCTTCTTCATGGGACTGATGGCAGTGAAAAGATGTCTTCAAGCAAAGAAAATTTCATAGCCATTGATGACTCTCCAGAATCCATTAAAAAGAAAATAAAGAACAGTTTCTGCCCTAAAGGCTTGATTGAAGGAAATCCAATCATAGAAATAGCAAAACACTTCATATATGATAAGTATGATACAATGTTAATTGAAAGACCGCCTAAATTTGGAGGAAATCTTGAACTAACCTATGGTGAGCTTTTAGAATCATACAGTCATGGTGAATTACATCCATTAGACCTTAAAAATGCTGTAACCAGAGATATAATTAAAATATTAAAGCCAGTACGGAAATATCTTGAAAATGAAATTACAGAATAA
- the ala gene encoding alanine dehydrogenase, which produces MYETILLNQSQISSLMTMNEIIESVEIAYKVHAERKVQMPAKKYLFYKKFKGDLRIMPCFIRGMDESGVKNVNVHPDNPEKFGLPTVMAIIELVDPQTGFPISVMDGTWITNMRTGAAAGVATKYLAKDSSEIVGLVGAGVQAAVGLEAINEVMDIKEVRVSCRTCQTRENFAKKASEKYGIDVKAVNTIKEAVKGADVLLTTTPVREPVVKSKWVDDGTHINAIGADAPGKQELDSHILQKATIIIDCWEQARHSGEINIPVHEGLVRRSDIHGKIGDVIIGTVPGRTSDEEITVFDSTGLAVQDIVTAWNVYRKALKQDIGQKMNFLE; this is translated from the coding sequence ATGTATGAGACAATTCTATTAAATCAAAGTCAAATCAGTAGCCTTATGACCATGAATGAAATAATAGAAAGCGTAGAAATTGCATATAAAGTTCATGCAGAGCGAAAAGTCCAGATGCCTGCAAAAAAATATCTGTTCTATAAAAAATTCAAGGGAGATCTTAGGATCATGCCCTGTTTTATCAGAGGTATGGATGAATCAGGAGTAAAAAACGTTAACGTGCATCCGGATAATCCTGAAAAGTTCGGTTTACCCACAGTAATGGCCATAATAGAACTTGTAGATCCTCAAACTGGATTTCCAATTTCTGTAATGGACGGAACATGGATTACAAACATGAGAACCGGCGCTGCAGCAGGAGTTGCCACAAAATACCTGGCAAAAGACAGCTCAGAAATAGTTGGGCTTGTTGGAGCAGGAGTTCAGGCAGCAGTCGGTCTTGAAGCTATAAACGAAGTGATGGACATTAAAGAGGTTAGAGTTTCATGCAGGACATGCCAGACAAGGGAAAACTTCGCCAAAAAAGCGTCTGAAAAATATGGAATTGATGTTAAAGCAGTGAATACAATTAAAGAAGCTGTTAAAGGTGCAGATGTTCTGTTGACCACAACACCTGTGCGTGAACCTGTTGTTAAATCTAAATGGGTTGATGATGGGACTCATATAAACGCAATAGGTGCTGATGCTCCAGGTAAACAGGAACTTGACAGTCATATACTTCAAAAAGCTACTATAATTATTGATTGCTGGGAACAGGCCAGACACAGTGGTGAAATTAACATTCCTGTTCATGAAGGCCTGGTTAGAAGAAGCGATATCCATGGAAAAATTGGAGATGTTATAATTGGCACTGTTCCCGGTCGAACATCAGATGAAGAAATTACAGTATTCGATTCAACTGGACTGGCTGTTCAAGATATTGTTACAGCATGGAATGTTTACAGAAAGGCTCTTAAACAGGACATCGGGCAAAAAATGAATTTTCTGGAATAA
- a CDS encoding RlmE family RNA methyltransferase, whose product MGKRWDTEKKKEHYYKMAKKEKYRSRASYKLLQLNKKFRIIKARDYVVDLGAAPGGWSQVALEIVGEEGKVVAVDLQRIMPFEEDNFVQITGDFTKKDVIDKIESELDLSADVILSDAAPKLTGIKDIDQLKSIDIAENVLKISDSILKIGGNMVVKVFQGEGFEEYLKKVKKEFKIVKTTKPPSSKKGSMEMYLIALKRY is encoded by the coding sequence ATGGGAAAAAGATGGGATACAGAAAAAAAGAAAGAGCATTATTATAAAATGGCGAAAAAAGAGAAATATCGCTCCAGGGCGTCTTATAAATTATTACAGCTAAATAAAAAGTTTAGAATTATCAAAGCTCGTGATTATGTGGTGGATCTGGGTGCTGCTCCTGGTGGCTGGTCCCAGGTAGCTCTGGAAATTGTTGGAGAGGAAGGTAAGGTTGTTGCCGTTGATTTACAAAGGATCATGCCTTTTGAAGAGGATAATTTTGTACAGATTACTGGAGATTTTACAAAGAAAGATGTTATTGATAAGATTGAAAGCGAACTTGACCTGAGTGCTGACGTGATTTTATCAGATGCAGCACCTAAATTAACAGGAATAAAGGATATTGACCAGCTAAAATCCATAGATATTGCCGAAAATGTTTTGAAAATATCTGATTCCATTTTGAAAATCGGAGGCAATATGGTTGTCAAGGTTTTTCAAGGGGAAGGATTTGAAGAATACCTTAAAAAAGTTAAAAAAGAGTTTAAGATTGTTAAAACCACCAAACCACCTTCTTCAAAAAAGGGAAGCATGGAAATGTATTTAATAGCCCTGAAAAGATATTGA
- a CDS encoding translation initiation factor IF-2 subunit beta — protein MSDYDKLLDRAIDQLPQKVLETKRFNVPRAYSVIQGNRTIIQNFKEIAEALNRDSQHLLKFLLRELGTAGNLEGSRAIMQGKFTHYLINDRIDDYVKRFIMCHECNRPDTRIVREDRIFLLKCEACGAKAPLKTL, from the coding sequence ATGAGCGATTATGATAAATTGTTAGATAGGGCTATAGACCAGTTACCACAAAAGGTTCTTGAAACCAAAAGATTTAATGTACCCCGTGCTTATTCTGTAATTCAGGGAAATAGAACCATAATACAGAATTTCAAAGAAATTGCAGAAGCATTAAACAGAGACTCACAGCATCTTCTCAAGTTTTTATTAAGAGAATTAGGCACTGCAGGAAATTTAGAAGGGAGCAGAGCCATTATGCAGGGTAAGTTCACCCATTATCTCATAAACGACAGAATAGATGATTATGTGAAAAGATTCATCATGTGCCATGAGTGTAACAGGCCAGATACACGAATAGTTAGAGAAGACCGTATATTTTTGTTAAAATGCGAAGCTTGTGGTGCAAAAGCTCCACTAAAGACCCTGTAA
- a CDS encoding 60S ribosomal export protein NMD3 — MFCPKCGETDQEIINGVCKSCFLKELILARIPDEIEITVCAHCESQLVSGKWYELELSDEEIILNTINKHITLNKYAEMTEINVETLSARGSIIECIVHLKADVLGQTILQDYKINVKIIRTVCPQCSKFASGYYEAVIQFRADNRVPDEEEAAVIDALISENIDKFSRKNRMAYISKRAVLKEGIDYYVGSYKVAKRLASTLKDRFGGVIKESPRLMGRDKSTGKDLHRIWISLRIPYFRINDFIKYGNSLGQVLGIDGKKVIFKDLDSLSNISVQWRDYSKIETVALKEDIKESTVTAKTPDSIQVLHPDSYEPVDIKINEETADIPVGSVVSVIVIDSDIHIVGNFQNI, encoded by the coding sequence ATGTTTTGTCCAAAATGCGGAGAAACTGACCAGGAAATTATAAACGGCGTCTGCAAGTCATGTTTTTTAAAAGAGCTGATTTTAGCACGTATTCCGGATGAAATAGAAATTACTGTATGTGCCCACTGTGAATCACAGCTTGTTAGTGGTAAATGGTATGAATTAGAATTGTCCGATGAAGAAATTATTCTAAACACCATAAATAAACATATAACTTTAAATAAATATGCTGAAATGACTGAAATTAACGTGGAAACTCTATCCGCACGAGGATCAATCATTGAATGCATTGTTCACCTCAAAGCTGATGTTTTGGGTCAGACAATTCTGCAGGACTACAAAATTAATGTCAAGATAATAAGAACGGTATGTCCGCAGTGCAGTAAATTTGCATCAGGATACTATGAAGCAGTAATCCAGTTTAGAGCTGACAACCGAGTTCCTGATGAAGAAGAAGCTGCGGTGATAGATGCTCTGATTTCAGAAAACATCGATAAATTTTCCAGAAAAAACAGGATGGCCTACATTTCCAAGCGTGCTGTGCTTAAAGAAGGAATAGACTATTACGTTGGTTCTTACAAGGTTGCAAAACGATTGGCAAGCACTTTAAAGGATCGTTTTGGGGGTGTAATAAAAGAATCACCCCGACTGATGGGGAGAGATAAATCAACAGGTAAAGACCTGCATAGAATCTGGATTTCGCTTAGAATACCTTATTTTAGAATTAATGACTTTATTAAATATGGAAACTCATTAGGGCAAGTACTTGGTATTGACGGTAAAAAAGTTATCTTTAAAGATCTGGATTCTTTAAGCAATATATCTGTGCAGTGGAGAGATTACAGTAAAATAGAAACTGTTGCTTTGAAAGAAGATATTAAAGAAAGTACTGTAACTGCAAAAACTCCAGATTCAATACAGGTTCTGCATCCTGATTCTTATGAACCTGTAGACATTAAAATTAATGAAGAAACTGCAGATATTCCAGTCGGGTCAGTGGTATCAGTAATTGTAATTGACAGTGATATTCATATTGTGGGGAATTTTCAAAATATTTAA